In a single window of the Armatimonadota bacterium genome:
- a CDS encoding winged helix-turn-helix transcriptional regulator encodes MAKSRARREHGQQVCPRFHRAIELVGKRWTGAVIRALMDRPRRFGEILEAIPDLHDRLLSARLKELEAERIVERRIYPHTPVRIEYALTRRGRDLERILAEVERWAHRWLPRPRS; translated from the coding sequence ATGGCGAAGAGCAGAGCGCGGCGCGAGCACGGACAACAGGTCTGTCCCCGGTTCCATCGGGCCATCGAGCTGGTGGGCAAGCGGTGGACCGGAGCGGTGATCCGGGCCCTGATGGACCGGCCGCGCCGGTTCGGGGAGATCCTGGAGGCGATCCCGGATCTGCACGACCGCCTGCTTTCCGCACGCCTGAAGGAACTGGAGGCGGAGCGGATCGTGGAGCGGCGGATCTATCCCCACACGCCGGTGCGCATCGAGTATGCCCTCACCCGGCGCGGACGCGATCTCGAACGCATCCTGGCCGAAGTCGAACGGTGGGCCCACCGCTGGCTCCCGCGCCCCAGATCCTGA
- a CDS encoding MBL fold metallo-hydrolase RNA specificity domain-containing protein, with protein MATSGMCESGRILHHLRHHIGDPRSQLLIVSFQAAHTLGRRLADAVSPVNIFGEPHDVRLQVGVLHAFSAHADRDELLGWVGRLPRMGQIVCIHGEERRALAFVERLAVLGLTAHVPERGRGFTV; from the coding sequence ATCGCCACGTCGGGGATGTGCGAGTCCGGCCGCATCCTCCATCACCTGCGCCACCACATCGGCGATCCCCGCTCGCAGCTGCTGATCGTCTCCTTCCAGGCGGCGCACACCCTGGGGCGGCGATTGGCCGACGCGGTGTCGCCGGTGAACATCTTCGGAGAACCCCACGACGTGCGGCTCCAGGTGGGCGTGCTCCATGCCTTCAGCGCGCACGCCGACCGCGACGAGTTGCTGGGCTGGGTCGGCCGGCTCCCCCGCATGGGACAGATCGTCTGCATCCACGGCGAGGAGCGGCGCGCTCTGGCCTTTGTGGAGCGGCTCGCCGTCCTCGGCCTGACCGCGCACGTTCCAGAGCGCGGGAGGGGGTTCACTGTTTAG
- a CDS encoding cytochrome c3 family protein has translation MRAIFALLAGLVIVAFALIVSPRHPPVAEAQVGRTYVGSERCATCHADVAAKWKRTLHSKMVRPATRDQIHGNLQAPNAPNLAEFDFAYVLGGWYKEERYVIRRGGELLVTPHEWNHVLKTYTIRRTASGDLEFSNWRTACIGCHTTGYDPQTRTWAELNIGCESCHGPGSAHVAQPAKATIIIDRTAEACGSCHIRGTDNATRFGFPTTYVLGRPDTLLAGFTPIPMTDAASIFPDQRTSSRHRQQFIDYTKSKHYTHARMGCVVCHDAHAGTEVAYSQLKKPKASLCTSCHQDQARRFVAHTGHQKWQVTCTDCHTPRVIANGTVSTHTFKTLPPADTLRLGPRQANSCTYKCHTTQSAEWAQQYVVQKGIGK, from the coding sequence ATGCGTGCCATCTTTGCGCTTCTTGCCGGGCTGGTGATCGTTGCCTTCGCCTTGATCGTCTCGCCGCGCCATCCGCCGGTGGCCGAGGCCCAGGTCGGGAGAACGTATGTCGGTAGCGAGAGGTGCGCCACCTGCCACGCCGACGTGGCCGCGAAGTGGAAGCGCACCCTCCACAGCAAGATGGTCCGGCCGGCCACGCGCGACCAGATCCATGGGAATCTCCAGGCGCCGAACGCGCCGAACCTGGCCGAGTTCGACTTCGCCTACGTGCTGGGAGGGTGGTACAAGGAGGAGCGGTACGTGATCCGGCGCGGCGGCGAACTGCTGGTAACGCCGCACGAATGGAACCATGTTCTGAAGACCTACACGATCCGCCGGACGGCGAGCGGGGACCTCGAGTTCAGCAACTGGCGTACGGCATGCATCGGCTGCCACACCACGGGGTATGATCCCCAGACGCGCACCTGGGCCGAGCTCAACATCGGCTGTGAGTCGTGCCACGGACCGGGATCGGCCCATGTCGCGCAGCCGGCCAAAGCCACTATCATCATCGATCGTACCGCGGAAGCCTGCGGCTCCTGCCACATTCGTGGGACCGACAACGCCACCAGATTCGGCTTCCCGACCACGTACGTCCTCGGACGGCCGGATACGCTGCTCGCCGGATTCACGCCGATCCCGATGACAGACGCCGCGTCGATCTTCCCGGACCAACGCACCAGTAGCCGGCACCGCCAGCAGTTCATCGACTACACGAAGAGCAAGCACTACACCCATGCCAGGATGGGATGCGTGGTCTGCCATGACGCGCACGCCGGCACGGAGGTCGCCTATTCCCAGCTGAAGAAACCGAAGGCTTCGCTGTGCACCTCCTGCCACCAGGATCAGGCCCGCCGGTTCGTGGCGCACACCGGCCATCAGAAGTGGCAGGTGACGTGCACCGACTGCCACACCCCGCGTGTGATCGCGAACGGCACGGTCTCCACACATACCTTCAAGACCCTGCCGCCCGCCGACACCCTGCGGCTCGGCCCGCGTCAGGCCAACTCCTGCACGTACAAGTGCCATACCACGCAGAGCGCGGAGTGGGCGCAGCAGTACGTCGTCCAGAAGGGCATCGGGAAGTAG
- the pyrE gene encoding orotate phosphoribosyltransferase — protein sequence MTPDEVLRILEAAGAVRRGHFLLTSGRHSDLFVLCAQVLQYPEQAARLAGAMAEPYARTRIDVVIGPAVGGIILAHEVARRLGARAVFAEKGGAEGMVLRRGFVLRRGERVLAVEDALTTGGSLRRVLELVRAAEAEIVGASVLVDRSGGRLDLGVPVRALLTLDVKAWEPEHCPLCRAGVALIEPKEPV from the coding sequence ATGACTCCCGATGAGGTGCTGAGGATCCTCGAGGCCGCCGGAGCGGTGCGCCGCGGCCACTTTCTCCTCACCTCGGGGCGGCACAGCGACCTGTTCGTGCTCTGCGCGCAGGTCCTGCAGTATCCCGAACAGGCGGCGCGCCTGGCCGGGGCGATGGCCGAACCCTACGCCCGCACCCGCATCGATGTCGTCATCGGTCCGGCCGTCGGCGGAATCATCCTGGCCCACGAGGTGGCGCGCCGGCTCGGCGCCCGGGCCGTCTTTGCGGAGAAGGGCGGGGCGGAAGGCATGGTGCTGCGCCGGGGATTTGTCCTGCGCCGCGGGGAGCGGGTGCTGGCCGTCGAGGACGCCCTGACGACCGGGGGGTCGCTGCGCAGGGTGCTGGAACTGGTCCGCGCCGCGGAGGCGGAGATCGTGGGCGCCTCGGTGCTCGTCGATCGCTCCGGCGGTCGGCTGGACCTCGGCGTCCCGGTTCGCGCCCTGCTGACACTAGACGTCAAGGCGTGGGAGCCGGAGCACTGCCCGTTGTGCCGGGCGGGCGTGGCGCTGATCGAGCCGAAGGAACCGGTTTAG
- a CDS encoding PIN domain-containing protein → MKYVDASAVLRVVFMEPGPTVPLGGAGRVVSSRVVEVETFRAIDRARLLGHLNDTQTAIKRKELTDLLAMLDLAGVDDRVIAGAKSSFAIPVRALDAIHVATAEILAAEAPEEPLEFWTHDDRQATAALSRGLTVRGI, encoded by the coding sequence GTGAAGTACGTCGACGCTAGCGCGGTGCTGCGCGTCGTGTTCATGGAGCCGGGACCGACGGTTCCGCTCGGCGGCGCGGGCCGGGTGGTCTCCTCCCGGGTGGTGGAGGTGGAGACGTTCCGGGCGATTGACCGCGCGCGGCTGCTGGGCCACCTCAACGACACGCAGACCGCGATCAAGCGCAAGGAGCTGACCGACCTGCTGGCGATGCTGGATCTGGCCGGCGTCGACGATCGGGTCATCGCGGGAGCGAAGAGCTCCTTCGCCATCCCCGTTCGAGCGCTGGACGCGATCCATGTGGCGACCGCGGAGATCCTGGCCGCGGAAGCCCCGGAGGAGCCTTTGGAATTCTGGACCCACGACGACCGTCAGGCCACGGCCGCCCTCTCGCGCGGGCTCACCGTGCGGGGCATCTGA
- a CDS encoding serine protease has product MLVTRGGDLVRYGTGVVVGPSTILTAKHAVGAAPEIVLPTGMRVKGRTVCRARVEDLAVVRARLPTGTPSYALSSRPPAVGESVRVAGYPGRRWTTAGGRVTYIISSAVLGGRRIHSPMIVFRPALSQGASGAPVFNRRNQVVGIFVASNRSENYSIAFPAATALRVCRSHLK; this is encoded by the coding sequence ATGCTGGTCACCCGGGGCGGCGACCTCGTCCGGTACGGAACGGGCGTCGTGGTCGGACCGTCGACGATCCTGACGGCGAAGCACGCGGTGGGCGCCGCACCCGAGATCGTGCTCCCCACAGGGATGAGGGTGAAGGGCCGGACGGTCTGCCGCGCCCGCGTCGAAGACCTGGCCGTCGTCCGGGCCCGGTTGCCGACGGGGACGCCGTCCTATGCGCTCTCCTCGAGGCCGCCCGCCGTGGGTGAATCGGTCCGCGTCGCCGGTTATCCCGGCCGGCGCTGGACCACGGCCGGCGGGCGCGTGACCTATATCATCTCATCCGCGGTCCTCGGCGGCCGGAGGATCCACTCCCCGATGATCGTCTTCCGCCCCGCCCTCAGCCAGGGCGCGAGCGGCGCTCCGGTCTTCAACCGCCGCAACCAGGTCGTCGGGATTTTCGTCGCCAGCAACCGCAGCGAGAACTACAGCATCGCCTTCCCCGCGGCCACGGCGCTCCGGGTCTGCCGCAGCCACCTAAAGTAG